A window of Polaribacter litorisediminis contains these coding sequences:
- a CDS encoding MATE family efflux transporter — protein sequence MNISQYTSEFKYNWKLAAPVMLGMLGHTFVSFVDNIMVGQLGTAELAAVSLGNSFMFIAMSIGIGFSTAITPLIAEADSSDNLKQAKSAYKHGLFLCTTLGILLFLLIFFSKPLMYLMQQPKEVVELAIPYLDLVAFSLIPLVIFQAIKQFSDGMSMTKYPMYATLLANIINVVLNYILIFGKLGFPEMGIVGAAYGTLVSRIVMVIYLWVLLRYKERSARIVKNIKFFMLDSLMIKKIINLGSLTAMQMFFEVAIFTAAIWLSGLLGKNPQAANQIALNLSSMTFMVAMGLSVASMIRVANQKGLQNYRELRRIAFSIFLLGILLAVFFAAIFFIFHKSLPNIYMDLNDTENYVDNMEVVSIASKLLLAAAFFQISDSIQVVVLGALRGLQDVKIPTILTFISYWVIGFPVSYFLGKEEMYGSFGIWLGLLAGLTTASILLFIRFNKLTLKLIKEKQK from the coding sequence TTGAATATCTCTCAATACACTTCAGAATTTAAGTACAATTGGAAACTTGCAGCGCCAGTAATGTTAGGCATGTTAGGGCATACTTTTGTGAGTTTTGTTGATAATATTATGGTGGGGCAATTAGGAACTGCAGAATTAGCCGCGGTATCTTTAGGAAACAGTTTTATGTTTATTGCCATGTCTATTGGTATCGGTTTTTCTACCGCAATTACGCCTTTAATTGCAGAAGCAGATTCGTCTGATAATTTAAAACAAGCTAAATCTGCTTACAAACATGGTTTGTTTTTATGCACAACTTTGGGGATTCTATTATTCTTGTTAATTTTTTTTTCAAAGCCATTAATGTATTTAATGCAACAACCTAAAGAAGTAGTAGAACTGGCAATTCCGTATTTAGATTTGGTGGCTTTTTCATTGATTCCGTTGGTTATTTTTCAGGCGATAAAACAGTTTAGTGATGGCATGTCGATGACCAAATACCCCATGTATGCAACGTTGCTTGCAAACATTATTAATGTAGTTTTAAACTATATTTTAATTTTTGGTAAATTGGGGTTTCCTGAAATGGGAATTGTCGGAGCCGCATACGGAACCTTGGTCTCGCGCATTGTTATGGTAATTTATCTTTGGGTTTTATTGCGTTATAAAGAACGTTCGGCTAGAATTGTAAAAAACATAAAATTCTTTATGTTAGATAGTTTGATGATTAAAAAAATAATCAATCTGGGTTCTTTAACAGCGATGCAAATGTTTTTTGAAGTTGCTATTTTTACCGCAGCAATTTGGTTAAGCGGATTATTAGGTAAAAATCCGCAGGCAGCCAATCAAATTGCATTGAATTTATCTTCCATGACATTTATGGTGGCCATGGGTTTAAGTGTTGCTTCTATGATTAGAGTTGCGAATCAAAAGGGTTTGCAGAATTATAGAGAATTGCGTAGAATTGCTTTCTCTATTTTTTTATTAGGAATTTTACTTGCCGTTTTCTTTGCGGCTATCTTTTTTATCTTTCATAAAAGTTTGCCTAATATTTATATGGATTTAAACGATACTGAAAATTATGTTGATAATATGGAAGTAGTATCTATTGCTTCTAAGTTATTATTAGCGGCAGCATTTTTTCAAATTTCAGATAGTATTCAGGTTGTTGTTTTGGGTGCATTGCGTGGTTTGCAAGATGTTAAGATACCTACAATACTTACTTTTATTTCCTATTGGGTCATCGGATTTCCTGTTTCTTATTTTTTAGGAAAAGAAGAAATGTATGGCAGTTTTGGTATTTGGTTGGGTTTATTGGCAGGTTTAACTACAGCTTCCATATTGCTATTTATCAGGTTTAATAAATTAACCTTAAAATTGATAAAAGAAAAGCAGAAGTAA
- a CDS encoding sulfite exporter TauE/SafE family protein has translation MIALFTDYGLIIFLFFVISILYSSVGFGGGSSYLAILAFTGIAFSQIRATALLCNIVVVIGNVYLFYRQKELRWKKIIPIVLFSVPFAFLGGYLKINQQLFFILLGFTLLFAAISMWLSKKIITSDVKISKSKPLKNSLYGSFIGFISGMVGIGGGIFLSPILHLTNWDTPKRIAATASFFILVNSISGLLGQYSNPDFYIDWNLTSILLITVLIGGQIGSRMSNRYFTPIQLKKTTAILIAFVSLRVLWKAAF, from the coding sequence ATGATAGCTTTATTTACTGATTACGGACTTATAATTTTCCTTTTTTTTGTGATTTCAATTCTATACTCTTCTGTAGGTTTTGGAGGCGGCTCCAGTTATTTGGCTATTTTAGCTTTTACCGGAATAGCTTTTTCGCAAATTAGAGCTACGGCATTATTATGTAATATTGTGGTTGTGATTGGGAATGTATATTTATTTTACAGACAAAAAGAACTCCGTTGGAAAAAAATAATCCCTATTGTTCTTTTTAGTGTTCCGTTTGCTTTTTTAGGTGGTTATTTAAAAATTAATCAGCAGTTATTTTTTATTCTTTTAGGTTTTACTTTATTATTTGCAGCCATTAGCATGTGGCTCTCTAAAAAAATAATTACTTCGGATGTAAAAATTAGCAAATCAAAACCTTTAAAAAATAGCCTTTATGGTAGTTTTATCGGTTTTATTTCTGGAATGGTGGGCATTGGAGGTGGTATTTTTTTATCACCTATATTACATTTGACCAATTGGGATACTCCTAAAAGAATAGCGGCTACGGCAAGTTTTTTTATTTTGGTTAATTCAATCTCAGGTTTATTGGGTCAGTATTCAAATCCTGATTTTTATATTGATTGGAATTTAACTTCCATTTTATTAATTACCGTTCTTATTGGCGGCCAAATAGGCAGTAGAATGAGCAACCGGTACTTTACCCCTATTCAGCTTAAAAAGACAACTGCTATTCTCATTGCTTTTGTGAGTTTACGGGTTTTGTGGAAAGCGGCCTTCTAG
- a CDS encoding ATP-grasp domain-containing protein has protein sequence MKKIGILFGQENTFPQAFIDRVNQKIEAQGIKDMIAEAVLIDTVEQAKSDEYAVIIDRISQDVPFYRAYLKNAAITGTAVINNPFWWSADEKFFNNALAEKVGVPVPKTFILPSSQRPPDTDENSFRNMKYPFNWDKMFDTVGFPAYMKPHDGGGWKSVYRVENPEDLWQKHGETEHLIMMLQEEIDFKEYFRCYVLGTDNVHIMQYEPRNPHHLRYVLDGDPVDQKILDTVHEYCIRLNKALGYDFNTVEFAVKDGIPYAIDFCNPAPDADINSVGADNFEWIVENAANMAIEKAKQYKKGQMNLTWGSFVTDQIAPKTPVTEKAPAKKVTTKKAAGKKADAKKVVAKKAPAKKVATKRKSSKK, from the coding sequence ATGAAAAAAATAGGTATTTTATTTGGACAAGAAAACACGTTTCCTCAAGCTTTTATTGATAGAGTAAATCAAAAAATTGAAGCGCAAGGTATTAAAGATATGATAGCAGAAGCTGTTTTAATTGATACCGTAGAGCAAGCAAAATCTGATGAATATGCGGTGATTATTGATAGAATTTCGCAAGATGTTCCTTTTTATAGAGCGTATTTAAAAAATGCTGCAATTACAGGAACTGCCGTAATTAACAATCCTTTTTGGTGGAGTGCTGATGAAAAATTTTTCAACAATGCATTGGCTGAAAAAGTTGGTGTACCAGTGCCTAAAACATTTATTTTGCCTTCTTCACAAAGACCTCCAGATACCGATGAGAATTCTTTTAGAAACATGAAATATCCTTTTAATTGGGATAAAATGTTTGATACTGTTGGTTTTCCTGCTTATATGAAACCTCACGATGGTGGAGGTTGGAAAAGTGTTTATAGAGTTGAAAACCCGGAGGATTTATGGCAAAAACATGGCGAAACTGAACATTTAATTATGATGTTACAAGAAGAAATAGACTTTAAAGAATACTTTAGATGTTATGTTTTAGGAACGGATAACGTGCACATTATGCAATATGAGCCGAGAAATCCACATCATTTGCGTTATGTTTTAGATGGCGATCCTGTAGATCAGAAAATATTAGATACGGTGCATGAGTATTGCATCCGTTTAAATAAAGCGTTGGGGTATGACTTTAATACGGTAGAATTTGCTGTAAAAGATGGTATTCCGTATGCTATTGATTTTTGTAATCCTGCACCAGATGCAGATATTAATTCTGTAGGTGCAGATAATTTTGAGTGGATTGTAGAAAATGCTGCAAACATGGCGATAGAAAAAGCAAAACAATACAAAAAAGGACAAATGAACCTTACTTGGGGAAGTTTTGTAACCGACCAAATAGCGCCAAAAACACCAGTTACAGAGAAAGCTCCTGCAAAGAAAGTGACTACAAAGAAAGCAGCTGGTAAGAAAGCCGATGCAAAGAAAGTTGTTGCTAAAAAAGCACCTGCTAAAAAAGTGGCAACGAAAAGAAAATCGAGTAAAAAGTAG
- a CDS encoding TerC family protein → MLENIFTLLMLVLLQAVLGFDNLLYISLESKKAPEIEQKRVRKVGILVAIVLRIVLLFLLVSIIDYFKEPFSFLTGGIDEVVEFAFNGHSIIVLFGGGFIIYTAIKEIWHMIATQDLENSKMVETRGKKSANAAIVSIVIMNLVFSFDSILAAIGLTSEIENTNTAFIIMTIAIVISGLLMLFLADNVSSFLAKNRMYEVLGLFILFIVGIMLITEGGHLAHIKIFGNEIVPMSKTTFYFVIAILIIVDIVQGKYQKNLLLKKQ, encoded by the coding sequence ATGTTAGAAAACATCTTTACGCTCTTAATGTTAGTTTTATTGCAAGCAGTTCTTGGTTTTGACAACTTATTATACATTTCTTTAGAATCTAAAAAAGCACCGGAAATTGAACAAAAAAGAGTTCGTAAAGTTGGCATTTTAGTAGCCATTGTATTAAGAATTGTTTTATTATTCTTATTGGTTTCGATTATTGATTATTTTAAAGAACCTTTTTCGTTTTTAACTGGCGGAATAGACGAAGTTGTTGAATTTGCTTTTAACGGTCATAGTATTATTGTTCTTTTTGGAGGTGGATTTATTATTTACACAGCCATCAAAGAAATTTGGCATATGATTGCTACTCAAGATTTAGAAAATTCTAAAATGGTAGAAACAAGGGGGAAAAAATCTGCAAACGCAGCTATTGTAAGTATTGTGATTATGAATTTAGTTTTTTCTTTTGATTCTATTTTAGCGGCAATTGGTCTTACCAGTGAAATTGAAAACACGAATACTGCTTTTATAATTATGACTATAGCCATTGTAATCAGTGGTTTATTAATGTTATTTCTTGCTGATAACGTATCTTCTTTTTTGGCAAAAAACAGAATGTATGAGGTATTAGGGTTATTTATTCTTTTTATTGTTGGCATTATGTTAATTACAGAAGGCGGTCATTTAGCTCACATCAAGATTTTTGGAAACGAAATAGTACCAATGAGTAAAACTACTTTCTATTTTGTAATTGCTATTTTAATTATTGTTGATATTGTTCAAGGAAAGTATCAAAAAAACCTTCTTTTAAAAAAACAATAA
- a CDS encoding esterase family protein — protein MKEDYHKWYSPTLNKDIEMLVFGHAGYPLILFPTTSGRFYECKDFKLIESAKWFLEEGLVQIYCPDSINEASWYAKNLHPADRVKNHIWYDKFILEEVVNPICHDRGIQKVAIAGVSFGGYHAANFAFKHPERVSHMFSLSGAFDIKSFLDGYYDDNVFYNNPVDFLPGSNHSELWNMKIILGTSDWDICLESNQTLAKILSDKNIPFWFDERKWAEHDWPIWRQMFPHYVSTI, from the coding sequence TTGAAAGAAGATTATCATAAATGGTATTCGCCAACATTAAATAAAGATATTGAAATGTTGGTTTTTGGGCATGCAGGGTATCCTTTAATTTTATTCCCAACAACAAGCGGGCGTTTTTACGAGTGTAAAGATTTTAAACTTATAGAATCTGCAAAATGGTTTTTAGAAGAAGGTTTGGTGCAAATTTATTGTCCGGATTCTATCAACGAAGCTAGTTGGTATGCTAAGAACCTGCATCCTGCAGATCGTGTAAAAAACCATATTTGGTATGATAAATTTATTTTAGAGGAAGTTGTAAATCCTATTTGTCATGATAGAGGCATTCAAAAAGTAGCGATTGCTGGTGTTAGTTTTGGAGGGTATCATGCGGCAAATTTTGCCTTTAAACATCCAGAAAGAGTAAGTCATATGTTTAGTTTAAGTGGTGCTTTTGATATCAAATCTTTTTTAGACGGATATTATGATGACAATGTTTTTTACAACAATCCAGTAGATTTTTTACCAGGAAGTAATCATTCTGAACTTTGGAATATGAAAATTATTTTAGGGACTAGTGATTGGGATATTTGTTTAGAATCTAACCAAACGTTGGCAAAAATATTATCAGACAAAAACATTCCTTTTTGGTTTGATGAACGTAAATGGGCAGAACACGATTGGCCTATTTGGAGACAAATGTTTCCGCATTATGTATCAACAATTTAA
- a CDS encoding type 1 glutamine amidotransferase, with the protein MDKNKVKVAILDMNNNKPNQGLRCIREIVETFHEEVDFVIFDIRHKNEIPDTSFDIYISSGGPGSPLEEGAWRKPYLELMETLWIHNKNSNLKKSVFFICYSFQVICDYLKLGEVKIRKSTSFGILRMHKTKSGQDDPLLEGLQDPFYAVDSRDWQLVQPRLEVFKEHGSTILSIERIRTHVELERAIMAVRFSDEFVGTQFHPEAEPVSMEVYFSLEENKKVIINSFGEEVYEQMMDRMDDPEKLAKTYSTILPKFIRKAINKVKQPLLS; encoded by the coding sequence ATGGATAAAAACAAAGTGAAAGTAGCAATTTTAGATATGAATAACAACAAGCCAAACCAAGGTTTGCGTTGTATCAGAGAAATTGTTGAAACGTTTCACGAAGAAGTAGATTTTGTAATTTTTGATATAAGGCACAAAAATGAAATTCCAGATACTTCGTTTGATATTTATATTTCTAGTGGTGGCCCAGGAAGTCCTTTAGAAGAAGGTGCTTGGAGAAAACCATATTTAGAGTTAATGGAAACCCTTTGGATTCATAACAAAAACTCAAACCTTAAAAAGTCAGTTTTTTTTATTTGTTACTCATTTCAAGTAATTTGTGATTATCTTAAATTAGGCGAAGTAAAAATAAGAAAAAGTACTTCTTTTGGCATTTTACGTATGCATAAGACTAAAAGCGGTCAAGATGACCCGCTATTAGAAGGCTTGCAAGATCCTTTTTATGCAGTAGATTCTAGAGATTGGCAATTGGTACAGCCGAGGTTAGAAGTTTTTAAAGAACATGGCTCTACCATTTTAAGTATAGAAAGAATTCGAACACACGTAGAATTAGAGCGTGCAATTATGGCGGTTCGTTTTTCTGACGAATTTGTAGGAACTCAATTTCATCCAGAAGCAGAACCTGTAAGTATGGAAGTTTATTTTTCTTTAGAAGAAAATAAAAAAGTAATTATCAATAGTTTTGGTGAAGAGGTATATGAACAAATGATGGATAGAATGGATGATCCTGAAAAATTAGCGAAGACGTACAGTACTATTTTGCCAAAATTTATCAGAAAGGCTATCAATAAAGTTAAACAACCTTTATTATCCTAA
- a CDS encoding glyoxalase, with the protein MTKERPILKNLMKDNMSDFELFQNKTIRPIIKMQHNLLIAFLESYLQKRKIDFLNVSEEKKKLKIKAILEKDIQFRNIILGSILGHFSMDEYFFYNSSTSEMNKRIINIIIQRFQDSL; encoded by the coding sequence ATGACTAAAGAAAGACCAATACTAAAAAATTTGATGAAGGATAATATGTCTGATTTTGAATTGTTTCAAAATAAAACCATCCGCCCAATTATAAAAATGCAACACAATTTATTAATCGCATTTTTAGAAAGCTACTTGCAGAAAAGAAAAATAGATTTTTTAAATGTTTCTGAAGAGAAAAAGAAATTGAAGATAAAAGCTATTTTAGAAAAAGATATTCAATTTAGAAATATAATTTTAGGTAGTATTTTAGGGCATTTTTCAATGGATGAATATTTTTTTTATAATTCAAGTACTTCAGAAATGAATAAAAGAATCATCAATATTATTATTCAAAGATTTCAAGATAGTTTATAA
- a CDS encoding carboxylate-amine ligase → MKFTLGIEEEYQVIDPVTRELTSHDQNIVTNAEKFLNDQVKAEMHQAVVEVGTNICEDIQDARKQVSHLRKSISNIAGDLGYKIGAAGTHPFSKWEMQMITPNPRYDEIVNELQDIARSNLIFGLHVHVGMEDRNMAMHLVNSMRYFLPHLYALSTNSPFWEGRNTGFKSFRSKVFDKFPRTGIPGIFESYAQYENYINLLVKTRCIDNPKKIWWDIRIHPVFPTLEVRICDVPLTVDETICIAALIQALVAKLYKLRTHNLNFMNYHRALINENKWRAGRYGIEGKMIDFGLEKEVETKLLMHEFVDFVDDVLDDLGSREEVEYIFKMLENGTGADRQLKIFEETKDLTKVVDYITEQTILGV, encoded by the coding sequence ATGAAATTTACATTAGGCATAGAAGAAGAGTATCAGGTAATAGATCCGGTAACGAGAGAACTAACGTCTCACGATCAAAATATTGTCACGAATGCTGAAAAGTTTTTAAACGACCAGGTGAAGGCCGAAATGCATCAAGCGGTCGTAGAAGTTGGTACAAATATATGTGAAGATATTCAGGATGCCAGAAAACAAGTTTCACATCTTCGAAAATCAATTTCTAATATTGCTGGAGATTTAGGTTATAAAATTGGAGCAGCAGGAACCCATCCATTTTCTAAATGGGAAATGCAGATGATTACCCCAAATCCTCGCTATGATGAGATTGTAAATGAATTACAAGACATTGCAAGATCTAATTTAATCTTTGGTTTGCACGTTCATGTGGGCATGGAAGATAGAAATATGGCAATGCATTTGGTAAATTCTATGCGTTATTTTTTACCTCATTTATATGCGTTGTCTACAAATTCTCCTTTCTGGGAAGGTAGAAATACTGGGTTTAAATCTTTTAGGTCTAAAGTTTTTGATAAGTTTCCAAGAACAGGAATTCCCGGTATTTTTGAGAGCTATGCCCAATATGAAAATTATATAAATCTTTTGGTAAAAACAAGGTGTATCGATAATCCGAAGAAAATATGGTGGGACATTCGTATCCATCCTGTTTTTCCAACGTTAGAAGTTCGTATTTGTGATGTTCCATTAACGGTGGATGAAACTATTTGTATTGCTGCTTTAATTCAAGCTTTGGTGGCAAAGTTATACAAGTTAAGAACGCACAATTTAAACTTTATGAATTATCATAGAGCTTTAATTAATGAGAATAAATGGCGAGCAGGACGTTATGGAATTGAAGGGAAAATGATTGACTTTGGTCTGGAAAAAGAAGTTGAAACCAAGCTTTTAATGCATGAATTTGTAGATTTTGTAGATGATGTTTTAGATGATTTAGGCTCTAGAGAAGAGGTTGAATATATCTTTAAAATGTTAGAAAACGGAACAGGAGCAGACCGACAATTAAAGATTTTTGAAGAAACAAAAGATTTAACTAAAGTAGTAGATTATATTACAGAACAGACCATTTTAGGTGTTTAA
- a CDS encoding DUF4212 domain-containing protein yields MDNKQQHATAYWKENIKYLVILLSIWFLVSFGCGILFREALNEFRLGGFKLGFWFAQQGSIYAFVILIIVYIRLMNKLDKKYGFDE; encoded by the coding sequence ATGGACAATAAACAACAACATGCAACCGCTTATTGGAAAGAAAACATTAAGTATTTAGTTATCTTACTTTCAATCTGGTTTTTAGTATCTTTTGGCTGTGGAATTCTTTTTAGAGAAGCTTTAAATGAATTTAGATTAGGTGGTTTTAAACTGGGATTCTGGTTTGCTCAACAAGGATCCATTTATGCATTTGTAATTCTTATTATCGTATACATCAGATTGATGAACAAATTAGATAAAAAATACGGTTTCGACGAGTAA
- a CDS encoding terminase gpP N-terminus-related DNA-binding protein, with product MGKKIDDYYVNKSLQLYLEGLTYREIERILGVSHVSIMNWVKKYNIKRPYNSKYHSTYKILNAKELGIYFSNSENLKGAGVVVTELGDKFMLIKWERFKD from the coding sequence ATGGGGAAAAAGATAGATGACTATTATGTAAACAAATCTTTACAATTATATTTAGAGGGATTGACTTACCGAGAGATCGAAAGAATTTTAGGGGTTTCTCATGTAAGCATTATGAATTGGGTAAAGAAATACAATATAAAAAGACCTTATAATTCAAAATACCATTCGACTTATAAAATTTTAAATGCAAAAGAATTAGGGATTTACTTTAGTAATTCTGAAAATTTAAAAGGGGCAGGAGTGGTTGTTACAGAATTGGGTGATAAGTTTATGCTCATTAAATGGGAACGTTTTAAAGATTAG